In Alteromonas macleodii, the sequence AGAAACCATGAAGCGGTATAATATTTTGTGTACGAGAAAAAGGATATAGATCGTCAGATGCGTCGCTCTGATAAACGGTTTTTAGCCTATCGAGCGTAAACCTATTCATTACGCAAAGTACCGATAACGAAGGCATGTGCCTTACTGCAAGCTCCCAAATGTAACGATGTGTGGAACGTTGAATACGCGCAATATCTCTTACTTTGAAATAAGCGGTATTCTCTTCAACCATATGATCGACGTTAGAGCTCACTTTAGCTTTACGTGTGTCTTCTACAAGGCACAGCCTGACCACGCCGGTTTCAGCTTGGTAGTGTACAACTTTATATTTTTCGCCTTTAATTTTCAGTTCCGGTACAGAAACCCGAATTTCTTTTTGAAGGTCGCTGTGTGGTGCTACCGTCAATTTCATACCGCTGGCGCTTAAATCGGCCACTCGCGCGTCAAGAGACGTAAGCAGGCCTACTTTAATGGAAGCTGGTTTGTCTATAACGTAGCGGGTTTCGCTCCGTCTATCTAAGTCTTCTTCCATGACATAATCTATGCGCCAATTATTACCGCTGGCTTTCAACGTTTTCGACAAAGGCTTAAAGTCACATTTTGCGGAAAGCGTTAAATTTGTGAGGTAGGCGGAGACATCTTTGCAGTATAAAACGTGGGAAACCTGAGCAAGCTGCTCAAAATCCTTACTGGCAATATCGTGAATAGCAAAGGCCTTTTGCTTATCTTCACGAGTTACACTATCTAAGCGACAGTGGGTACATATAAAGTCTTCACTTTTTGCAAGCAAGTATACAAGTGCATTAAGTTGCTTAAGTTCAAGTAGCTGCCTGTGCGTAGCGGTTATCTGTACGTTACCATTTTTGGTTTTAATATTGCCATGAAATACATAAGCTTCGTTGTATTTACGCAGTTCATCAACTAACGTGGCGAAAATAGGCTTATCTTGCAAACTTGCCAGTAGTTTTTCTGCATCATTGTGTTCAACATTTGCCTTAGTAAAAAGTGCAATTATAGGTTTGAGCGATTGCTTTTCAGGTGCAAGAAAAACAGGGAGCCACGGGCTATTTTCTAGAATACGGTCACGCTCGAGCTCTTGCATAGCACGCTCTATTTCTAGGTCACGTTGTAGCGGTTGCTTGTATGAAGTTACTGCTACATAGCGCTTTAGTGTTGCAAGAAAGCTCTTATCGACGTCGTCTATAAAGTTAAAGGTCGTTTCGTATTTTCCCAAATGCTTGTTGTATTTAACAGACTCTAATTCGAGCGTAATTTCTGTGGGTTCTTTGGTCAGGCCTTTAACTTCTGGGATAGTGAAAGTAATAATATCGCCAGTGGATGCATTTGGGGGCCTTTTTGTCTCCAGAGTAATACCTTGATGCGACATAGAGCTTATGGAGCAATGTCGACCTTTCTCAAATTCAGGTGAAGACAAAGTAAAGTTTGGGCGAATGGCAATGTCATCGCCAAAGTCGATATCGGTAAATGACTGACTCTCGACATTAAACGCGTCAACGATTTTTTTAAACTGTTCTTTTTTTATTTGGTTTTGGTAGAAGTCTGAGTTCATTACTGACTCAAACACACCTACAGTATACCTGTCTTGATAGAGTGACGTTTCGTTTTTAAGGATTTGCGCCCCTACCTTATCAAGACGCATTTGCACACCGAAGTGCTTAAATTTCATGACTGGAAACTGAGCAAAAGCAGAATTGTCGGCAGGTGCATCAGTCAGTGATGTTAATCGTACCACCTCTTCTTTCACGACCTTTCGGACACTACTAGGCAGACGCTTCGAAAACTTATTAATTCCTTCCAACAATCTATTTTGTTGTTCGTATGGAATTAACGCGCGAATGAGCGGCTGGTACTGTTTTATTATTGCTTGTTCATCGCCGGCTGACATTACTTCTATGTATACCGTTTATTATTATTTGAATAATATATAACCCTACTTTAGCCGGGGTCAATAGGTATAAAAATTTAAACGAATGTATATTGGGATATTCGTGATTTAGAGATGGGAGGTAGAGCAAAAATAGTGAAGTCGTGACCAAGGTTAATCGACAGGCACAAAAAAGCCGCTTTACAGCGGCTTTTAAAATGCATTATGCGATTGAGGCGTCTACCCTTTCGCGAAGCTCTTTACCAGGCTTAAAGTGCGGCACATATTTACCGTCTAGTTTCACTGTTTCACCCGTTTTAGGGTTTCTACCTACGCGTGGAGCGCGATAGTGAAGAGAGAAACTGCCAAAGCCTCTGATTTCAATACGCTCGCCCTTCTGAAGGGTTTGAGCCATTTGTTCTAGAAGCTCTTTAATTGCCAGTTCGAGTTCTTTCGCCGGAATATGACGCGCTTGATCCGCGAGCCGTTCAATTAATTCAGACTTGGTCATGTTTAACCTCATTGTCAATATTATTGTTTAAACAGCTATCGCGAATTGGGTGTGCAAATGCACACCCACAAAAGCATTATTCGCCTTTAGCAGCTTTAAATGCTTCTGCCATCGCGTTAGCGAAACCAACATCTTCTTGCTGGTTAACTTTATCGATAGCTTCTTTTTCGTCAGCCTGATCTTTCGCTTTAACAGATAGGTTAACAGTGCGGTTCTTACGGTCAACGCCCATGAACTTCGCTTCGATGCTATCACCAACGCTTGCTACTTCAGTTGCGTCTTCAACACGCTCTACAGCAAGATCTGCAACGCGGATGTAGCCGTCAACTTCTTCAGCTAGGTTTACAGTAACGCCTTTCGCATCAACTGCTGTTACTGTACCAGTAACGATAGCACCTTTCTTGTTATCTGTCAGATACTTGTTGAAAGGATCTTCTTCGATTTGCTTAACGCCAAGAGAAATACGCTCACGCTCTGGGTCGACTTGTAGTACAACAGCAGAGATTTCGTCGCCTTTCTTGTAGTCGCGAACCGCGTCTTCACCAGACTTGTTCCAGCTGATGTCAGAAAGGTGAACTAGACCGTCGATGCCGCCGTCAAGACCGATGAAGATACCGAAGTCAGTGATTGACTTGATCTTACCAGACACTTTGTCACCTTTTTCGTGTGACTCAGCAAATGTTTCCCAAGGGTTAGCAATGCACTGCTTAAGACCTAGAGAAATACGACGACGCTCTTCGTCAATTTCAAGAACCATTACATCTACAGTGTCACCTAGGTTAACAACTTTAGATGGGTGGATGTTCTTGTTAGTCCAGTCCATTTCAGAAACGTGTACAAGACCTTCAACGCCGTCTTCGATTTCAACGAAGCAGCCGTAGTCAGTAAGGTTAGTAACCTGACCTGTGATCTTAGTACCTTCTGGGTAACGAGACGCAATTTCTTGCCATGGATCGTTGCCCATTTGCTTCATACCAAGAGAAACGCGCTGCTTCTCTTTGTCGAACTTAAGTACTTTAACGTTGATTTCGTCACCAACATTCACGATTTCACTTGGGTGCTTAACGCGCTTCCAAGCCATATCAGTGATGTGTAGAAGACCGTCTACGCCACCAAGGTCAACGAACGCACCGTAATCGGTAAGGTTCTTAACGATACCCTTGATTTCGTGACCTTCTTCAAGGTTAGCAAGAAGCGTTTCGCGCTCTGCGCTGCTTTCTGCTTCGATAACTGCACGACGAGAAACAACAACGTTGTTACGCTTAGCGTCTAGCTTGATTACTTTAAACTCAAGCTCTTTGCCTTCAAGGTGTGTAGTGTCACGTACTGGACGTACGTCAACAAGAGAACCAGGAAGGAACGCGCGTACACTGTTAACTTCAACAGTGAAACCGCCTTTAACTTTACCGTTGATAACGCCTTTAATTGTAGCTTTATCTTCGTAAGCTTTTTCCAGCTCAACCCAAGCTTCGTGACGCTTCGCTTTTTCACGAGAAAGGATAGTTTCACCGAAACCATCTTCAACTGCATCTAGTGCAACGTCTACTTGGTCACCGATAGCGATTTCTAGTTCGCCTTCAGCATTTTTAAATTGGTCAGCTGGGATAGCACTTTCTGATTTCAAGCCTGCATCAACAAGAACGATGTCTTTGTCGATAGAAACAACAGTACCTTTTACAATTGAACCAGGACGTGTTTCTAGTTCTTGTAAGCTCTCTTCAAAAAGTTGTGCAAAATTTTCAGTCATAAGTCTCAAATAACTTTTAAGTTGATATCCACGCTTCTTATCCGGATAACGCGGGGTTATTAAATTTAGTCGCCACTTCCTGTAGCAACACTGCTTTGGATGCGATCAGCTCTCGTCATTAAAGGCGTGAGGAAATAATATCCATCGCTTTTTCAAAGACTTGGTCAATATCCAAGTCCGTTGAATCTATAATTACTGCATCTTGTGCCGGTACCAAAGGAGCCACCGCACGTTGTGTATCGCGCTCGTCTCTTGCCTTGATATCGGTTAAAAGGCGCGCAATATTAACATCCATGCCCTTTGCTTTCAACTGGCTATAGCGGCGTTCAGCGCGGGCTTCTGCGCTAGCTGTAAGGAAAATCTTTACAGGCGCATCAGGAAATACCACGGTACCCATGTCGCGACCATCGGCAACAAGACCTGGATCTTGTTGGAAAGCGCGCTGTCTGCGAAGTAACGCTTCGCGAACACGAGGTAATGCTGCAACTTTTGATGCCACAGCGCCAACTTCTTCAGTGCGAATATCGTCAGTAACGTCTTCGCCTTCTAAGATAATGCGAGTGGTATCGCCATTCGTCTCGAAACTAACATCAAGACCGGTTGCTAGAGGAACAACACATTCTTCATCATCACACGGAAGGTCGTGGTGAAGTGCAGCAACTGCTAATACGCGGTAAATTGCACCGCTATCTAGAAAGTGCC encodes:
- a CDS encoding PilZ domain-containing protein; amino-acid sequence: MSAGDEQAIIKQYQPLIRALIPYEQQNRLLEGINKFSKRLPSSVRKVVKEEVVRLTSLTDAPADNSAFAQFPVMKFKHFGVQMRLDKVGAQILKNETSLYQDRYTVGVFESVMNSDFYQNQIKKEQFKKIVDAFNVESQSFTDIDFGDDIAIRPNFTLSSPEFEKGRHCSISSMSHQGITLETKRPPNASTGDIITFTIPEVKGLTKEPTEITLELESVKYNKHLGKYETTFNFIDDVDKSFLATLKRYVAVTSYKQPLQRDLEIERAMQELERDRILENSPWLPVFLAPEKQSLKPIIALFTKANVEHNDAEKLLASLQDKPIFATLVDELRKYNEAYVFHGNIKTKNGNVQITATHRQLLELKQLNALVYLLAKSEDFICTHCRLDSVTREDKQKAFAIHDIASKDFEQLAQVSHVLYCKDVSAYLTNLTLSAKCDFKPLSKTLKASGNNWRIDYVMEEDLDRRSETRYVIDKPASIKVGLLTSLDARVADLSASGMKLTVAPHSDLQKEIRVSVPELKIKGEKYKVVHYQAETGVVRLCLVEDTRKAKVSSNVDHMVEENTAYFKVRDIARIQRSTHRYIWELAVRHMPSLSVLCVMNRFTLDRLKTVYQSDASDDLYPFSRTQNIIPLHGFFADKGQAKPKSQILEAMFKETSEQALVVHCVRKSDSRLVYIKERDFLFSKLRTQIKTQLDEEKIQLSATDVTAVRCHGAITPLTKKRLAQLSKLDKAMYDKLETMQAGYTHCIFITNMSALHHDLVVENLIAKPQRHELDGEGAA
- the ihfB gene encoding integration host factor subunit beta gives rise to the protein MTKSELIERLADQARHIPAKELELAIKELLEQMAQTLQKGERIEIRGFGSFSLHYRAPRVGRNPKTGETVKLDGKYVPHFKPGKELRERVDASIA
- the rpsA gene encoding 30S ribosomal protein S1; the protein is MTENFAQLFEESLQELETRPGSIVKGTVVSIDKDIVLVDAGLKSESAIPADQFKNAEGELEIAIGDQVDVALDAVEDGFGETILSREKAKRHEAWVELEKAYEDKATIKGVINGKVKGGFTVEVNSVRAFLPGSLVDVRPVRDTTHLEGKELEFKVIKLDAKRNNVVVSRRAVIEAESSAERETLLANLEEGHEIKGIVKNLTDYGAFVDLGGVDGLLHITDMAWKRVKHPSEIVNVGDEINVKVLKFDKEKQRVSLGMKQMGNDPWQEIASRYPEGTKITGQVTNLTDYGCFVEIEDGVEGLVHVSEMDWTNKNIHPSKVVNLGDTVDVMVLEIDEERRRISLGLKQCIANPWETFAESHEKGDKVSGKIKSITDFGIFIGLDGGIDGLVHLSDISWNKSGEDAVRDYKKGDEISAVVLQVDPERERISLGVKQIEEDPFNKYLTDNKKGAIVTGTVTAVDAKGVTVNLAEEVDGYIRVADLAVERVEDATEVASVGDSIEAKFMGVDRKNRTVNLSVKAKDQADEKEAIDKVNQQEDVGFANAMAEAFKAAKGE
- the cmk gene encoding (d)CMP kinase, yielding MHSTPVVTVDGPSGAGKGTLSSLLAKKLGWHFLDSGAIYRVLAVAALHHDLPCDDEECVVPLATGLDVSFETNGDTTRIILEGEDVTDDIRTEEVGAVASKVAALPRVREALLRRQRAFQQDPGLVADGRDMGTVVFPDAPVKIFLTASAEARAERRYSQLKAKGMDVNIARLLTDIKARDERDTQRAVAPLVPAQDAVIIDSTDLDIDQVFEKAMDIISSRL